One window of Aspergillus oryzae RIB40 DNA, chromosome 3 genomic DNA carries:
- a CDS encoding uncharacterized protein (predicted protein), which produces MKAATLLSLLSVTGLVAAAPAGNGPAGGIIDRDLPVPVPGLPTKGLPIVDGLTGGNKGGEKPGSKVTPREDPTGSAPDGKGNDGPDGDLTGRPGQGGLDNPFDLPTPELPPVKLPGGLDGGKGGLGLRRRGSPVDGLPVVGPVVGGVLGGGGAGSGAGAKGGAGSGTVGRRGSPVDGLPVVGPVVGGVLGGGGAGSGAGAKGGAGSGTVGRRGSPVDGLPVVGPVVGGVLGGGGAGSGAGAKGGAGSGTPKRRDGPVDGVPVVGELAEGATGGLLGGDAGSADAAGADAGADAGAGAGGQ; this is translated from the exons ATGAAGGCCGCTaccctcctctctcttctgAGCGTTACCGGACTCGTCGCCGCTGCTCCAGCTGGCAACG GCCCAGCTGGTGGAATCATCGACCGCGATCTTCCCGTCCCTGTCCCTGGACTCCCTACCAAGGGTCTCCCTATTGTTGACGGATTGACTGGCGGCAATAAGGGTGGCGAGAAGCCTGGAAGCAAGGTTACTCCTCGTGAAGACCCTACCGGCAGCGCCCCTGATGGCAAGGGCAATGATGGCCCCGACGGTGATCTTACCGGACGTCCCGGTCAAGGGGGTCTTGACAACCCTTTCGATCTCCCTACTCCAGAGCTTCCTCCCGTCAAGCTTCCTGGCGGACTTGACGGTGGCAAGGGCGGTCTCGGCCTTCGTCGTCGTGGCAGCCCAGTAGACGGTCTCCCTGTCGTTGGGcctgttgttggtggtgttctaggtggcggtggtgctggcagtggtgctggtgccaAGGGTGGTGCTGGTAGTGGTACCGTTGGGCGTCGTGGCAGCCCAGTAGACGGTCTCCCTGTTGTTGGGcctgttgttggtggtgtcctaggtggcggtggtgctggcagtggtgctggtgccaAGGGTGGTGCTGGTAGTGGTACCGTTGGGCGTCGTGGCAGCCCAGTAGACGGTCTCCCTGTTGTTGGGcctgttgttggtggtgtcctaggtggcggtggtgctggcagtggtgctggtgccaAGGGTGGTGCTGGTAGTGGTACCCCTAAGCGCCGTGACGGTCCAGTGGACGGTGTTCCTGTCgttggagagcttgctgaAGGTGCTACTGGAGGTCTTCtaggtggtgatgctggttCTGCTGAtgctgctggtgctgatgctggtgctgatgctggtgctggtgctggtgggCAATAG
- a CDS encoding uncharacterized protein (predicted protein), whose amino-acid sequence MAQTPVAATQASNTGEAPGQAQQASSGGLFRSGVSLFGKASAQPAQNPPSQEPSPSDYPHDDEDEQDSEDEHDNDIDTIASASLEHQESVKQDYGLTTTYDLPGQRTLIPSSNNRRHVLADLDLKSVTLSHIIVPKHSAEAFYRARVKNTSSLRITRGKVGLTVDGTFLGTATIPNCAPGDFFHVSLGVDPSILVTYGKPTVRRLNTGFFTGHVGAVFRRTCWIKNTKGVAVDITVLDQVPVSEDKELQVEILEPKGLREKGNEVKLDLETSHGSGKAIMEKKGEIKWVIHLEPGKDVRVVLEYGTKAPRGSEVDTA is encoded by the coding sequence ATGGCTCAAACTCCAGTTGCAGCAACTCAAGCGAGCAATACAGGGGAAGCACCAGGCCAGGCCCAACAGGCGTCGTCTGGAGGACTCTTCAGATCTGGGGTATCCTTATTTGGAAAAGCTTCAGCACAGCCAGCTCAGAACCCTCCCTCCCAGGAGCCAAGTCCCTCTGACTACCCAcacgatgacgaggacgagcaAGATAGTGAAGACGAGCACGACAACGACATCGACACCATAGCCTCAGCATCACTCGAACACCAAGAGTCAGTCAAGCAAGACTACGGCCTCACAACGACCTACGATCTCCCCGGCCAACGGACACTCATCCCCTCAAGCAACAACAGACGCCATGTCCTAGCCGATCTGGACCTCAAGTCAGTCACACTATCCCACATCATTGTCCCGAAACACAGCGCAGAAGCATTTTACCGCGCACGAGTCAAGAACACCTCATCTTTGAGGATTACGCGCGGCAAAGTGGGCTTAACGGTTGATGGAACGTTCCTGGGCACTGCCACGATCCCTAACTGTGCGCCGGGCGATTTCTTCCACGTCTCTTTGGGCGTTGATCCCTCGATCCTGGTCACCTATGGTAAGCCAACCGTGCGACGGTTGAATACAGGGTTCTTCACCGGACATGTTGGGGCTGTGTTCCGGCGCACGTGTTGGATCAAGAATACCAAGGGCGTGGCTGTGGATATTACTGTATTGGATCAGGTGCCGGTGAGCGAGGATAAGGAGCTGCAGGTAGAGATCCTGGAGCCGAAGGGCTTGCGTGAGAAGGGTAATGAAGTGAAGCTGGATTTGGAAACAAGCCATGGAAGCGGAAAGGCCAttatggagaagaagggagagatCAAATGGGTGATACACTTGGAGCCGGGGAAGGATGTGCGGGTGGTATTGGAGTATGGGACAAAGGCGCCGAGAGGGAGCGAGGTGGACACTGCATGA
- a CDS encoding uncharacterized protein (predicted protein): MTRPDTKGMAPRQSQILAQRDPKTFPGHYQAHCSSIDTVSAVLDEEVQTKHIEYFQGYGQICEPGLPLELPAHMKESILMLPKMAEMREDIQISEGNNDEEKLQAKKRKYREALVRQRRADLKKYRESWIHVERDQNILNRGKGKPLHVVKDICTRAQYLIMPELARIATAMACTAELTFEEKLFFPGDLRTLCSRKEDVIYLPNEQPIEGFCPAQGCQLEIEK; the protein is encoded by the exons ATGACGCGGCCGGATACA AAAGGTATGGCTCCGCGCCAGTCTCAAATTCTGGCTCAACGAGACCCAAAGACATTCCCAGGACACTACCAAGCCCACTGCTCCTCTATAGATACCGTTTCAGCTGTGCTTGATGAGGAAGTTCAAACAAAACATATTGAATACTTCCAAGGCTACGGCCAAATTTGTGAACCGGGTCTGCCTCTGGAATTGCCTGCTCACATGAAGGAGAGTATTTTGATGTTACCCAAGATGGCGGAAATGCGAGAGGACATCCAAATTTCCGAAGGAAacaatgatgaagagaaactTCAGGCCAAGAAGCGGAAGTATAGAGAGGCATTGGTTCGGCAACGTCGAGCGGACCTGAAGAAGTACCGGGAGTCCTGGATACatgtggaaagagatcagAACATTCTGAACCGCGGAAAAGGGAAGCCTTTACACGTGGTAAAAGACATTTGCACACGTGCTCAGTATCTGATCATGCCAGAGCTTGCACGAATCGCAACGGCCATGGCTTGCACCGCCGAGCTGACCTTTGAAGagaaacttttttttcctgggGACCTCCGTACCCTATGCTCCCGCAAAGAGGATGTGATTTACCTTCCCAATGAACAGCCAATTGAGGGTTTTTGTCCCGCACAAGGCTGCCAACTTGAGATTGAAAAGTGA
- a CDS encoding uncharacterized protein (predicted protein) produces the protein MTLRYPSLFIYLYRQLSTPEEPCTLVPINLHNSAEFAELKQQRRKCGWDYEDVNLIAWRDKQDANLKSFFWITVPSQSTDADAPRIRAGHISLDSYADPPDPELATADRSNLTIQTFFIDPAHRGGLGRKAMDIVEAMASEEPYGSPECKYLTLNALSKRYFYEESHFWDKLDRVRPAVCTAEWYERRGYVYWKSEPRYHEPLLEGDDAIIWADFLRKPLRR, from the exons ATGACACTCAGATACCCATCTCTATTCATCTACTTATACCGGCAGTTGT CCACCCCGGAGGAACCGTGCACCCTCGTCCCAATCAACCTCCACAACTCGGCCGAATTCGCTGAACTGAAGCAACAACGCCGAAAATGCGGCTGGGACTACGAAGACGTCAACCTCATCGCCTGGCGAGATAAACAAGACGCGAACCTCAAatccttcttctggatcacCGTCCCCTCCCAATCCACTGATGCCGATGCGCCTCGCATCCGCGCCGGCCACATCTCTCTAGACTCCTATGCCGACCCTCCAGACCCCGAACTCGCCACGGCCGATCGCTCAAACCTCACCATccagaccttcttcatcgaccCCGCACACCGGGGTGGTCTCGGCCGCAAAGCAATGGATATTGTCGAAGCGATGGCGAGCGAGGAACCCTATGGTAGCCCGGAGTGCAAATATCTCACGCTGAACGCGCTCAGTAAGCGGTATTTCTACGAGGAGAGTCATTTCTGGGATAAATTGGACCGAGTCCGGCCTGCCGTTTGTACAGCCGAGTGGTATGAGAGACGGGGATATGTGTACTGGAAGTCTGAGCCGAGGTATCATGAGCCCCTGTTGGAGGGGGATGATGCAATCATCTGGGCTGACTTTTTGAGAAAACCCTTGCGGAGGTAG
- the dppIV gene encoding prolyl dipeptidyl peptidase DppIV (dipeptidyl aminopeptidase) has protein sequence MKYSKLLLLLVSVVQALDVPRKPHAPTGEGSKRLTFNETVVKQAITPTSRSVQWLSGAEDGSYVYAAEDGSLTIENIVTNESRTLIPADKIPTGKEAFNYWIHPDLSSVLWASNHTKQYRHSFFADYYVQDVESLKSVPLMPDQEGDIQYAQWSPVGNTIAFVRENDLYVWDNGTVTRITDDGGPDMFHGVPDWIYEEEILGDRYALWFSPDGEYLAYLSFNETGVPTYTVQYYMDNQEIAPAYPWELKIRYPKVSQTNPTVTLSLLNIASKEVKQAPIDAFESTDLIIGEVAWLTDTHTTVAAKAFNRVQDQQKVVAVDTASNKATVISDRDGTDGWLDNLLSMKYIGPIKPSDKDAYYIDISDHSGWAHLYLFPVSGGEPIPLTKGDWEVTSILSIDQERQLVYYLSTQHHSTERHLYSVSYSTFAVTPLVDDTVAAYWSASFSANSGYYILTYGGPDVPYQELYTTNSTKPLRTITDNAKVLEQIKDYALPNITYFELPLPSGETLNVMQRLPPGFSPDKKYPILFTPYGGPGAQEVTKRWQALNFKAYVASDSELEYVTWTVDNRGTGFKGRKFRSAVTRQLGLLEAEDQIYAAQQAANIPWIDADHIGIWGWSFGGYLTSKVLEKDSGAFTLGVITAPVSDWRFYDSMYTERYMKTLSTNEEGYETSAVRKTDGFKNVEGGFLIQHGTGDDNVHFQNSAALVDLLMGDGVSPEKLHSQWFTDSDHGISYHGGGVFLYKQLARKLYQEKNRQTQVLMHQWTKKDLEE, from the exons ATGAAG TACTCCAagcttctgctgctcctggTCAGTGTGGTCCAGGCCCTGGATGTGCCTCGGAAACCACACGCGCCCACCGGAGAAGGCAGTAAGCGTCTCACCTTCAATGAGACCGTAGTCAAGCAAGCAATTACGCCGACCTCTCGCTCGGTGCAATGGCTCTCGGGCGCAGAGGATGGATCCTACGTGTACGCGGCGGAAGACGGCAGTCTCACCATCGAGAACATCGTCACCAACGAGTCACGCACGCTCATCCCTGCGGACAAGATTCCGACAGGGAAGGAAGCGTTCAATTACTGGATCCATCCCGACTTGTCGTCGGTGCTGTGGGCGTCCAACCACACCAAGCAGTATCGGCATTCGTTCTTTGCCGATTATTACGTCCAGGATGTGGAGTCACTCAAGTCCGTGCCCCTGATGCCCGATCAGGAAGGTGATATTCAATATGCCCAATGGAGCCCCGTGGGCAATACCATCGCTTTTGTTCGCGAGAATGACCTTTATGTCTGGGATAATGGTACCGTTACTCGCATTACTGATGATGGTGGCCCCGACATGTTCCACGGCGTGCCGGACTGGATCTATGAAGAGGAGATCCTCGGCGATCGCTACGCGTTGTGGTTCTCGCCAGATGGTGAATATCTGGCTTACTTGAGCTTCAATGAGACTGGGGTTCCGACCTACACCGTTCAGTATTATATGGATAACCAAGAGATCGCTCCGGCGTATCCATGGGAGCTGAAGATAAGGTATCCCAAGGTGTCGCAGACGAATCCGACCGTGACGTTGAGTCTGCTTAACATCGCTAGCAAGGAGGTGAAGCAGGCGCCGATCGACGCGTTCGAGTCAACTGACTTGATCATTGGCGAGGTTGCTTGGCTCACTGATACTCACACCACCGTTGCTGCTAAGGCGTTCAACCGTGTCCAGGACCAGCAAAAGGTCGTCGCGGTCGATACTGCCTCGAACAAGGCTACTGTCATCAGCGACCGAGATGGGACCGATGGATGGCTCGATAACCTTCTTTCAATGAAGTATATTGGCCCTATCAAGCCGTCCGACAAGGATGCCTACTACATCGACATCTCTGACCATTCGGGATGGGCGCATCTGTATCTCTTCCCCGTTTCGGGCGGCGAACCTATCCCACTAACCAAAGGCGACTGGGAGGTCACGTCTATTCTGAGTATTGATCAGGAACGCCAGTTGGTGTACTACCTGTCGACTCAACACCACAGCACCGAGCGCCATCTCTACTCCGTCTCCTATTCCACGTTTGCGGTCACCCCGCTCGTCGACGACACCGTTGCCGCGTACTGGTCTGCTTCCTTCTCCGCGAACTCGGGCTACTACATCCTCACATACGGAGGCCCAGACGTACCCTACCAGGAACTCTACACGACCAACAGTACCAAACCACTCCGCACAATCACCGACAACGCCAAAGTACTCGAGCAAATCAAGGACTATGCATTGCCCAACATCACCTACTTCGAgcttcccctcccctccgGAGAAACCCTCAATGTGATGCAGCGCTTACCCCCCGGGTTCTCCCCGGATAAGAAGTACCCCATACTTTTCACCCCATACGGCGGCCCAGGCGCCCAAGAAGTGACCAAGAGATGGCAAGCCCTGAATTTCAAGGCCTATGTCGCCTCCGACAGCGAACTCGAGTACGTAACCTGGACTGTCGACAACCGCGGCACAGGTTTCAAAGGACGCAAGTTCCGCTCCGCCGTCACGCGCCAACTCGGCCTCCTCGAAGCAGAAGACCAGATCTACGCCGCGCAACAGGCGGCCAACATCCCCTGGATCGATGCAGACCACATCGGCATCTGGGGCTGGAGTTTCGGAGGCTACTTGACCAGCAaggtcctggagaaggaCAGCGGTGCTTTCACATTAGGAGTCATCACCGCCCCTGTTTCTGACTGGCGTTTCTACGACTCAATGTACACGGAGCGCTACATGAAGACCCTCTCGACCAATGAGGAGGGCTACGAGACCAGCGCCGTCCGCAAGACTGACGGGTTCAAGAACGTCGAGGGCGGATTCTTGATCCAGCACGGAACGGGCGACGATAACGTCCATTTCCAGAACTCGGCTGCGCTGGTGGATCTCCTGATGGGCGATGGCGTCTCTCCTGAGAAGCTCCATTCGCAATGGTTCACAGACTCAGACCACGGAATCAGCTACCATGGTGGCGGCGTGTTCCTGTACAAGCAACTGGCCCGGAAGCTCTACCAGGAGAAGAACCGACAGACGCAGGTGCTGATGCACCAGTGGACTAAGAAGGACTTGGAGGAGTAG
- a CDS encoding uncharacterized protein (predicted protein), whose product MLVCSVARIHQIQDSAEVAPQAFQRDRTQTDDLKIDYSFAQPASPQSLTYPNKLIYRDQECASPARKTKPATSTASRAHPSTSPSWSSETQPDKPSSPTTKASHTANSSSPRAQHSSDATCTTTCPTRVVQNLSLSSLFIFRCSVFLARSPSSTDPQSSPSSSPTAQAPSPPSHTPPQPDDAAETPPPAAGYKAPRTHLASPRPHAPDPSSWHTHPETPGWKPPSSVHFPLAQVALRLRLWMRR is encoded by the exons ATGCTGGTTTGTTCGGTAGCCCGAATCCACCAAATCCAGGACTCTGCTGAGGTTGCACCGCAGGCTTTCCAAAGAGACAGGACCCAGACGGACGACCTGAAAATAGACTACTCGTTTGCACAGCCTGCATCTCCCCAATCATTAACTTATCCCAACAAACTCATATATAGGGATCA GGAATGCGCTTCTCCAGCCCGGAAAACGAAGCCTGCGACGTCGACAGCGTCACGCGCGCATCCGTCCACGTCTCCGAGCTGGAGTTCCGAAACTCAGCCCGATAAGCCATCCTCGCCGACGACGAAGGCGT CTCATACCGCGAACTCCAGCTCACCCCGGGCACAACATAGCTCAGACGCAAC ATGCACAACCACCTGCCCAACCCGCGTCGTCCAGAACTTGagtctctcctccctcttcatcttccgctGTTCAGTCTTCCTCGCACGCTCG CCCTCTTCAACCGACCCTcaatcttccccttcctcttcaccaaccGCGCAAGCTCCCTCTCCCCCTTCCCATACTCCACCCCAGCCTGATGATGCCGCTGAAACCCCTCCACCCGCTGCCGGGTATAAAGCCCCAAGAACCCATCTAGCATCTCCGCGTCCACATGCTCCAGATCCATCTTCTTGGCATACCCATCCAGAAACTCCCGGATGGAAACCGCCATCGTCTGTTCATTTTCCGCTCGCGCAAGTCGCGCTTCGACTTCGGCTATGGATGCGGAGATAG